From one Amphiura filiformis chromosome 13, Afil_fr2py, whole genome shotgun sequence genomic stretch:
- the LOC140167817 gene encoding E3 ubiquitin-protein ligase TRIM45-like: MADSKLLNLEGTVSNADLVQCSICHAAIDKPKALPCLHTFCLKCLTIWAQSSAKKHPDKYKDAVSCPTCREDFPLPKGGVKELRTNFFVSKLKERNEIMRKLYEKDAKIPCTSCVNSDNQAVGRCVECNDFLCKKCVDSHKSLRILIHHHILTLEELRTGKLTMHNLPEQEMCPKHTREVLNFYCETCDEPMCRDCTVVDHPRPDHKQIDLKSAAEERNDKLQELFKQVELIPKAIDTATAEDAKTVTELGANVSKVISLYKKTAKKAESEFTQKMKVLEAKRIKEIEAHRDGLQFQKSRLCTSLEMTQQITQNGSEHDVATMYSSLSNTMQQMSKLNPKAVRKSMGKVEFLPSKNLDNGLSSLGSLNTYEQWVLGKTIASGQFSSGRYVVLGTNDEIAVTTYSSGNYVLLFDDSGTLKRQIQTYGVGGRDPRNYSRPWGMTIAENGDYFMTDENPYVKIFNAEGSFKQRFGAQNPNGTWSYNENSSLYSLATDTKGHVYVGSNYQYISIHNQDGTYISGFKLNNLSPHFIATTADDHVIASDYGNAKAAVHVYDTKGTQLHTFATPPGGNFYPTGLCVVQDEVFVSNYRGVPAVYRYSLTGDYIGIVTKEVTAPWGMVIKDDGEELLVCDDNSIKVFHP; this comes from the coding sequence ATGGCCGATTCAAAGCTACTAAACCTCGAAGGAACTGTTAGTAACGCCGATCTTGTTCAGTGCAGCATTTGCCATGCCGCTATTGACAAACCTAAGGCACTGCCATGTCTTCATACCTTTTGCTTGAAATGTCTCACCATTTGGGCTCAAAGCTCAGCAAAGAAACACCCGGATAAGTACAAGGACGCGGTATCGTGCCCCACCTGTCGCGAGGACTTTCCGTTACCAAAAGGTGGGGTGAAGGAACTCAGGACTAACTTTTTCGTCAGCAAATTGAAAGAGCGAAATGAGATTATGAGAAAACTGTACGAGAAAGATGCCAAGATTCCATGTACCTCGTGCGTTAATTCCGACAATCAGGCTGTTGGGCGCTGTGTAGAATGCAACGATTTCTTGTGTAAGAAATGCGTGGATAGCCACAAGTCGTTGCGCATATTGATACATCACCACATACTTACACTAGAAGAGCTGCGCACGGGAAAGTTGACTATGCATAATCTGCCTGAACAAGAGATGTGTCCTAAGCACACGCGTGAAGTTTTGAATTTCTATTGCGAGACATGCGACGAGCCAATGTGTCGAGATTGTACCGTCGTAGACCACCCGCGTCCCGATCATAAACAGATAGACCTGAAAAGTGCTGCTGAAGAGAGGAATGATAAACTCCAAGAGTTATTCAAGCAAGTTGAACTCATTCCCAAAGCTATCGATACTGCCACGGCGGAAGATGCGAAAACAGTTACAGAATTGGGAGCCAACGTGTCGAAAGTTATCAGTCTCTACAAGAAGACAGCGAAGAAAGCAGAATCGGAATTCACACAGAAAATGAAAGTGTTGGAGGCAAAACGAATCAAGGAGATCGAGGCACACAGAGATGGTCTACAATTTCAGAAGTCGCGCCTTTGCACATCATTGGAGATGACACAACAGATTACGCAGAATGGGTCCGAGCACGATGTAGCTACAATGTATTCATCGCTCTCCAATACCATGCAACAGATGTCCAAATTGAATCCAAAAGCTGTCAGAAAGTCAATGGGTAAAGTTGAATTCTTACCAAGCAAGAATCTTGATAACGGCCTGAGTTCTCTCGGTTCACTCAATACCTACGAGCAATGGGTTCTAGGAAAGACTATTGCATCAGGACAGTTTAGTTCCGGAAGATACGTCGTTCTCGGCACAAATGATGAAATTGCGGTGACTACATACAGCAGTGGCAATTACGTTTTACTTTTTGATGACAGTGGCACACTCAAGCGGCAAATACAAACCTATGGTGTAGGTGGACGCGATCCAAGGAATTATTCGCGTCCATGGGGCATGACAATCGCAGAAAACGGCGACTATTTCATGACGGACGAAAATCCCTATGTTAAGATTTTCAACGCGGAGGGAAGTTTCAAGCAAAGGTTCGGTGCTCAGAATCCTAACGGCACCTGGTCATACAATGAGAATTCCTCCTTGTACAGTCTGGCCACTGACACGAAGGGTCACGTGTATGTCGGAAGTAATTATCAGTACATTAGTATCCATAACCAAGACGGTACTTACATATCTGGCTTCAAACTCAATAATCTGTCTCCACACTTCATTGCCACCACCGCAGATGATCACGTTATTGCCAGCGATTACGGTAACGCTAAAGCAGCCGTTCATGTTTACGACACCAAAGGTACTCAACTCCACACCTTCGCAACTCCACCAGGAGGTAACTTCTACCCTACAGGATTATGTGTAGTCCAAGATGAAGTCTTCGTCTCAAACTACCGAGGAGTTCCAGCAGTCTACCGTTACTCTCTCACAGGTGACTATATTGGAATCGTGACTAAGGAAGTCACAGCTCCCTGGGGAATGGTAATCAAAGACGACGGGGAAGAGCTTCTTGTCTGCGACGACAATTCCATCAAAGTTTTTCATCCGTGA
- the LOC140167818 gene encoding E3 ubiquitin-protein ligase TRIM71-like — MRKLYEKDAKIPCTSCDNSDNQAVGRCVECNDFLCKKCVDIHKSLRILKHHHVLTLEELRSGKLTMHNLPEQEMCPKHKGEVLRFYCETCDEPMCRDCTVVDHPRPDHTQIDLKSAVEERHDKIVELFKQVELIPKAIDIATAEDEKTLKELKANEKKAISLYKKTVKKAETEFTQKMKQLVAKRSKEIEAHRDCLQSQKSRLCTSLEMTQQITQNGSEHDVATMYSSLSNTMQRMSKWNPKPVRKSMGKVEFIPNKDLDIVMSSIGSLCTYEQWALGKTIASGQFNMGRDIVFGKNYEIAVSIFSSGHYVRLFDDDSTPKLQIQTSGAGGGDQRASYPWGLAIAQNGDYFVTDQNPYVKVFNAEGNFKQRFGAQNPNGTWSYSENSQLYGIAIDNKGQVYVGSSNQYISTHNQNGTRISGFNLNLCPYFIAITTDNHIIASDHYLIQYAVHVYDTKGTQLHTFATPPGGNFYPTGLCVVQDEVFVASYYGVPAVYRYSLTGDYIGILTKDVTAPWGIALKDDEEELLVCDNNSIKVFHRK, encoded by the coding sequence ATGAGAAAACTGTACGAGAAAGATGCCAAGATTCCATGTACCTCCTGTGATAATTCCGACAATCAGGCTGTTGGGCGCTGTGTAGAATGCAACGATTTCTTGTGTAAGAAATGCGTGGATATTCACAAGTCGTTGCGCATACTGAAACATCACCACGTGCTTACACTAGAAGAGCTCCGCTCGGGAAAGTTGACTATGCACAATCTGCCTGAACAGGAGATGTGTCCTAAGCACAAGGGTGAAGTTTTGCGGTTCTACTGCGAGACATGCGATGAACCCATGTGCAGAGATTGTACCGTTGTAGACCACCCGCGTCCTGACCATACACAGATAGACCTGAAGAGTGCGGTTGAAGAGAGACATGATAAAATCGTAGAGTTATTCAAGCAAGTTGAACTCATTCCCAAAGCTATCGATATTGCCACGGCGGAGGATGAGAAAACGCTGAAAGAATTGAAAGCGAACGAGAAGAAAGCCATCAGTCTGTACAAGAAAACAGTGAAGAAAGCAGAAACGGAATTTACACAGAAAATGAAACAATTGGTGGCAAAGAGAAGCAAGGAGATAGAAGCACACAGAGATTGCTTACAATCTCAGAAATCGCGTCTTTGTACATCATTGGAGATGACACAACAGATTACGCAGAATGGATCCGAGCATGATGTAGCTACAATGTATTCATCGCTCTCTAATACCATGCAACGAATGTCAAAATGGAATCCAAAACCTGTAAGAAAGTCTATGGGTAAAGTTGAATTCATACCAAACAAGGATCTTGATATTGTGATGAGCTCTATTGGTTCACTCTGTACTTACGAGCAATGGGCTTTAGGAAAGACCATCGCATCGGGACAGTTCAATATGGGAAGAGACATCGTTTTCGgcaaaaattatgaaattgcgGTGTCTATATTCAGCAGTGGACATTACGTTCGACTTTTTGATGACGACAGCACACCCAAACTACAAATACAAACCAGTGGTGCAGGTGGCGGCGATCAAAGAGCTTCGTACCCATGGGGTCTGGCAATCGCGCAAAATGGCGACTATTTCGTTACGGATCAAAATCCCTATGTTAAAGTTTTCAACGCGGAGGGAAATTTCAAGCAAAGGTTCGGTGCTCAGAATCCTAACGGCACCTGGTCATACAGTGAGAATTCCCAGTTGTACGGTATAGCCATTGACAACAAGGGTCAAGTGTATGTCGGAAGTTCTAATCAGTACATTAGTACCCATAATCAAAATGGTACACGCATATCTGGCTTCAATCTCAATCTATGTCCATACTTTATTGCTATCACTACAGATAATCACATAATTGCCAGTGATCATTATTTAATTCAATATGCCGTCCACGTGTACGACACCAAAGGCACTCAACTCCACACCTTCGCCACTCCACCAGGAGGTAACTTCTACCCTACAGGATTATGCGTTGTCCAAGATGAAGTCTTCGTCGCCAGCTACTATGGAGTTCCTGCAGTTTACCGTTACTCTCTCACAGGTGACTATATTGGAATCCTGACTAAAGACGTCACAGCTCCCTGGGGAATAGCACTCAAAGACGACGAGGAAGAGCTTCTTGTCTGTGACAATAATTCCATCAAAGTATTTCACCGCAAATAG
- the LOC140167820 gene encoding E3 ubiquitin-protein ligase TRIM56-like translates to MADSKLLDLEGTASNADLVQCGICHAAIDKPKALPCLHTFCLKCLTSWAQSSAKKHPDKYKDAVSCPTCREDFPLPKGGVKELRTNFFVSKLKERNEIMKQLYEKDVKIPCTSCDNSDNQAFGRCVECNDFLCKKCVDIHKSLRILKHHHVLTLEELRTGKLIMHNLPEQEMCPKHKGEVLRFYCETCDEPMCRDCTVVDHPRPDHTQIDLKSAAEERHDKILELFKQVELIPKLSILPRRRMRKR, encoded by the coding sequence ATGGCCGATTCAAAGTTACTAGACCTCGAAGGAACTGCTAGTAACGCTGATCTCGTTCAGTGTGGCATTTGTCATGCCGCTATTGACAAACCTAAGGCACTACCATGTCTTCATACCTTTTGCTTGAAATGTCTCACAAGTTGGGCTCAAAGCTCGGCAAAGAAACACCCGGATAAGTACAAGGACGCGGTATCGTGCCCCACCTGTCGCGAGGACTTTCCGTTACCAAAAGGTGGGGTGAAGGAACTCCGGACTAACTTTTTTGTCAGCAAATTGAAAGAGCGAAATGAAATTATGAAACAACTGTACGAGAAAGATGTCAAGATTCCATGTACCTCGTGTGATAATTCCGACAACCAGGCTTTTGGTCGGTGTGTAGAATGCAACGATTTCTTGTGTAAGAAATGCGTGGATATTCACAAGTCGTTGCGCATACTGAAACATCACCACGTGCTTACACTGGAAGAGCTCCGCACGGGAAAGTTGATCATGCACAATCTGCCTGAACAGGAGATGTGTCCCAAGCACAAGGGTGAAGTTTTGCGGTTCTACTGCGAGACATGCGACGAACCAATGTGCCGAGATTGTACCGTTGTAGATCACCCGCGTCCTGACCATACACAGATAGACCTGAAGAGTGCGGCTGAAGAGAGACATGACAAAATCCTAGAGTTATTCAAGCAAGTTGAACTAATTCCCAAGCTATCGATATTGCCACGACGGAGGATGAGAAAACGCTGA